A region from the Aegilops tauschii subsp. strangulata cultivar AL8/78 chromosome 5, Aet v6.0, whole genome shotgun sequence genome encodes:
- the LOC109734932 gene encoding DNA topoisomerase 2-like gives MSISSSKKRSAAAKAAGTKQLSNIAAAAVQQRSQQQQLRGQQSSDRAGYKIYYGIIMNEHPSNRRSINMIFERRQPPPRTPPSMVDGLKPGQRKVLFCSFKKNLVKETKVADFISYVSKHSAYTHGEQSLACVIIRMAQDFVGANNINLLEPRGQYGTRNSGGEDAAEALFIYTRLQPIARLIFPKDDDALLNYLTEAGKSIEPSWYMPIIPMVLVNGSGIGTGSSSYVPNYNPRDIIANLKRLLNEEAVVPMEPWYKGFKGSVKKTRSKAAGATYTISGVIEKVDDTKLRITELPIRCWTNDYKEFLESIHVWKEPTFLEECQSRCDHASVEFEVILSEQNMNVATREGLEKKFKLTTTIETTNMHLLDSDGKIRKYNTPEDILKEFFKLRLEYYWRRKAVMLKNIGKELLKPKNQVRFILAVISGDIVVNNRKRAELFLELKQKGYQPFPQKKVVANEVDEESNYEYLLAMPIGNLTLEKVQELLAEQKKLEDEHEFLGKATPEILWLRDLDALEKELDVLDAKFQAEQEETRRKRENYFKDEKASKAAPKRRRPNKTAAKSQKTNLVGNDDDDFETKPAAQKKKPRQKASSLARDGEDEALELKNRLDVYSFGVSSELSAMETETTKEHNKKGKKGRNEPSKRGTTKKAVAPLTDLSGEDIAVPIHKSEDKKFTVEEAQIEKKSISQNSGNSNTHALCCVCAPQNVHISYKKFKLISCNVVFVQPLKLRLQKDTMKERKRETGQAKEVR, from the exons CGCCGCCAGCCGCCGCCACGGACGCCTCCTTCAATGGTGGACGGCCTTAAGCCAGGGCAGAGGAAGGTTTTGTTCTGCTCCTTCAAGAAGAATCTGGTTAAAGAAACCAAG GTGGCAGATTTTATTAGTTATGTGTCAAAACACTCGGCATACACCCACGGTGAGCAGAGTCTGGCATGCGTGATCATACGAATGGCTCAAGATTTTGTTGGCGCCAATAACATTAACCTTTTGGAGCCCCGCGGGCAGTATGGTACCAGGAATTCG GGGGGCGAAGATGCTGCTGAAGCCTTGTTCATCTACACCAGATTACAACCTATCGCCCGTTTAATTTTTCCGAAGGACGACGATGCTCTGCTCAACTACTTGACTGAAGCTGGAAAGTCAATTGAACCCAGTTG GTATATGCCAATCATTCCCATGGTTTTGGTCAATGGGAGTGGCATTGGCACTGGATCGAGCAGCTATGTCCCAAACTACAATCCAAGGGACATTATCGCTAATCTGAAAAGGTTGCTAAATGAAGAGGCTGTCGTACCAATGGAACCTTGGTACAAGGGTTTCAAG GGCTCTGTGAAGAAGACAAGGTCAAAGGCAGCGGGTGCCACATATACCATCAGTGGTGTTATAGAGAAGGTTGATGACACCAAGCTTAGAATTACTGAGCTTCCCATCCGCTGCTGGACTAACGATTACAAAGAGTTTCTTGAATCCATACATGTTTGGAAAGAACCAACGTTTCTAGAG GAATGCCAATCACGATGCGATCATGCAAGTGTGGAGTTTGAGGTTATCTTGAGTGAGCAAAACATGAATGTTGCTACGCGAGAAGGCCTTGAGAAGAAATTCAAGCTGACAACCACAATAGAAACAACAAACATGCACTTGCTCGACTCGGATGGAAAAATTCGAAAATATAACACCCCAGAGGACA TACTTAAAGAGTTCTTTAAACTGAGGCTCGAATACTATTGGAGAAGAAAG GCAGTAATGTTGAAAAATATTGGGAAAGAGTTGTTGAAGCCTAAGAACCAAGTGAGGTTTATTCTTGCTGTTATTTCCGGGGACATCGTGGTCAATAACAGGAAGAGGGCAGAGCTATTCCTGGAGCTTAAGCAGAAGGGCTATCAACCTTTCCCACAgaaaaaagttgtagctaatgaAGTAGACGAGGAAAGTAATTATGAGTACCTTCTCGCAATGCCGATTGGTAACTTGACACTGGAGAAAGTACAGGAGCTCCTTGCAGAACAGAAGAAATTAGAGGACGAACATGAATTTCTAGGCAAAGCAACTCCGGAAATTCTTTGGCTGAGAGACCTTGATGCTCTTGAAAAGGAACTGGAT GTGCTTGATGCAAAATTTCAAGCTGAACAGGAGGAGACAAGACGTAAGCGGGAAAATTACTTCAAAGACGAGAAGGCGTCTAAAGCCGCACCCAAGAGACGACGGCCTAATAAGACTGCAGCCAAATCTCAGAAG ACAAATTTGGTTGGGAACGACGACGATGATTTTGAAACGAAACCTGCAGCACAAAAGAAGAAACCACGCCAGAAG GCAAGTTCACTGGCGAGGGATGGTGAGGACGAAGCATTGGAACTAAAAAATCGTCTCGATGTTTATAGTTTTGGCGTGTCCTCAGAACTTAGTG CCATGGAAACTGAGACTACAAAAGAACATAATAAGAAAGGAAAGAAAGGGAGGAACGAGCCAAGCAAAAGAGGCACAACAAAGAAGGCCGTGGCACCCTTAACCGACTTGTCTGGTGAAGACATAGCAGTGCCCATCCACAAGAGCGAGGACAAGAAGTTTACCGTGGAAGAAGCACAAATTGAGAAGAAAAGCATCTCTCAAAATAGTGGTAATAGTAATACCCATGCACTATGTTGTGTTTGTGCACCTCAAAATGTTCATATCTCTTACAAAAAGTTTAAGCTGATCTCTTGCAATGTTGTGTTTGTGCAGCCATTAAAACTGAGACTACAAAAGGACACCATGAAGGAAAGAAAGAGAGAAACGGGCCAAGCAAAAGAGGTGCGGTGA